A genomic segment from Propionibacteriaceae bacterium ZF39 encodes:
- a CDS encoding branched-chain amino acid ABC transporter permease, whose translation MNLSIFSAEQQERLQRPGRVIALVGALLIVASAWLPWAYGAGVLDNVTYLFGPSPLQFAFLALGALLAVFAVVGGLGGLKPPLSRVGWFRAAKTTATTALLFIVLCVVAIAMTLGGLLNVHYGAWVALVGAIVAWVGTRMLPPGREATLERVNSPSWVQILAIVLVMGVTLFAAAYVLSLHDSGAFIVTIVLVFGVVLVLRQLGLANWFRAAAHHNRKVLILSAFLVAFAFPFTQDGSDANMSIATQVLIFAGTALGLNIVVGLAGLLDLGYIAFLGAGAFTAAVLSKSAFATFLPGFKPPFLVVVLISGTIAAILGLIIGSPTLRVSGDYLAIVTLAFGEIFRLGMLNLDGSDGPDITHGSNGIPNIPDLNFFGFDLGDSHNILGVDIGRFSNYYWLMLLVIGLIILVFSNLNNSRIGRGWVAIREDEKAAEAMGVNTFGLKLLAFAGGAFLAGIAGTVKAHMDISVTPDQYIFLESAFLLAAVVLGGMGTVLGVLVGATILKLLPEKLRIINEARLLVFGLLLVVMMRFRPEGLIASDRRTLEFHEDDEELAREIEQDLDLYHLAPTDAKEDRA comes from the coding sequence ATGAACCTCTCGATCTTCTCCGCAGAACAACAGGAGCGACTGCAGCGACCCGGTCGGGTCATCGCCCTCGTCGGCGCCCTCCTCATCGTCGCCTCGGCCTGGTTGCCCTGGGCCTATGGGGCCGGCGTGCTCGACAACGTGACCTATCTCTTCGGCCCTTCGCCCCTCCAGTTCGCCTTCCTGGCGCTCGGGGCGCTGCTCGCGGTGTTCGCCGTGGTGGGCGGGCTCGGCGGCCTCAAGCCGCCGCTGTCGCGGGTCGGTTGGTTCCGCGCCGCCAAGACGACGGCCACCACGGCGCTGTTGTTCATCGTGCTCTGCGTGGTCGCGATCGCGATGACGCTGGGCGGTCTGCTCAACGTGCACTACGGCGCCTGGGTGGCGCTGGTGGGTGCGATCGTCGCGTGGGTGGGTACGCGGATGCTCCCGCCGGGCCGGGAGGCCACGCTGGAGCGGGTCAACAGCCCGTCCTGGGTGCAGATTCTCGCCATCGTGCTGGTCATGGGGGTGACGCTCTTCGCCGCGGCCTATGTGTTGAGTCTCCATGACTCGGGCGCCTTCATCGTCACGATCGTGCTCGTCTTCGGTGTGGTGCTGGTGCTGCGGCAGCTGGGTCTGGCCAACTGGTTCCGGGCCGCCGCCCATCACAACCGCAAGGTCCTGATCCTGTCGGCGTTCCTCGTGGCCTTCGCGTTCCCGTTCACCCAGGACGGGTCGGACGCGAACATGTCGATCGCCACCCAGGTGTTGATCTTCGCCGGCACTGCACTGGGCCTGAACATCGTGGTCGGCCTGGCCGGCCTGCTCGACCTCGGCTATATCGCCTTTCTCGGCGCCGGCGCCTTCACCGCTGCAGTCCTGTCGAAGTCGGCCTTCGCCACCTTCCTGCCGGGATTCAAGCCGCCGTTCCTGGTCGTGGTCCTGATCTCGGGCACCATCGCCGCGATCCTCGGCCTCATCATCGGCTCACCCACACTCCGGGTCTCCGGTGACTATCTGGCCATCGTGACACTGGCCTTCGGCGAGATCTTCCGGTTGGGAATGCTCAACCTGGACGGCTCCGACGGTCCCGACATCACCCACGGTTCGAACGGCATCCCCAACATTCCCGACCTGAACTTCTTCGGGTTCGACCTGGGTGACAGTCACAACATCCTGGGCGTCGATATCGGCAGATTCTCCAACTACTACTGGCTGATGCTCCTGGTCATCGGCCTGATCATCCTGGTCTTCTCCAACCTGAACAACTCCCGCATCGGCCGCGGCTGGGTCGCGATCCGGGAGGACGAGAAGGCTGCCGAGGCGATGGGTGTCAACACCTTCGGGCTCAAGCTGCTGGCGTTCGCCGGCGGTGCGTTCCTGGCCGGCATCGCGGGGACCGTCAAGGCCCACATGGATATCTCGGTCACCCCGGACCAATACATCTTCCTCGAGTCGGCCTTCCTGCTGGCCGCGGTCGTCCTCGGCGGCATGGGCACGGTCCTGGGCGTACTCGTCGGGGCCACCATCCTCAAACTGCTCCCCGAGAAGCTGCGCATCATCAATGAGGCGCGACTGCTGGTGTTCGGCCTGCTCCTGGTGGTCATGATGCGCTTCCGGCCCGAGGGCCTCATCGCGAGCGATCGCCGGACGCTGGAGTTCCACGAGGACGACGAGGAACTGGCCCGGGAGATCGAGCAGGACCTCGACCTCTATCACCTGGCTCCCACCGATGCGAAGGAGGACCGGGCATGA
- a CDS encoding branched-chain amino acid ABC transporter permease codes for MDLFFQQLVNGLSLGSLYGLIAVGYTVVYGIVQLINFAHGEVFMIGAFGAFTTWLAIGQPQEWSWPMAIFVMLPLMVLGGMIAAVGIALVMERFAYRPLRGAPRLAPLISAIGVSIALQEAVRLGYGLIPGFPSAKSAIPFPHVTGITGETVNLGALSVQKSAVFTIGALVVCTIFLGWFVNKTKMGRAMKATSQDPDTARLMGINVDRVIMVAFAVGAALAAVAGVAHGLRYNNIDFKMGFLSGLKAFAAAVLGGIGNINGAVVGGLVLGMVEVFATTYIPGQFGSSAWKDVWAFILLILVLVFRPQGLLGARVVDRA; via the coding sequence ATGGACTTGTTCTTCCAACAACTCGTGAACGGGCTATCCCTCGGATCGTTGTATGGCCTGATCGCGGTCGGCTACACCGTGGTCTATGGCATCGTGCAGCTGATCAACTTCGCCCACGGCGAAGTGTTCATGATCGGTGCGTTCGGGGCCTTCACGACTTGGCTGGCGATCGGTCAGCCCCAGGAGTGGTCCTGGCCGATGGCGATCTTCGTCATGTTGCCGCTGATGGTCCTCGGCGGCATGATCGCCGCGGTCGGCATAGCCCTGGTGATGGAACGGTTCGCCTATCGTCCCCTGCGCGGCGCTCCACGGTTGGCGCCACTGATCTCCGCTATCGGCGTCTCCATCGCCCTGCAGGAGGCGGTCCGCCTGGGATATGGGCTCATTCCCGGCTTTCCCAGCGCGAAGAGCGCGATCCCGTTCCCGCACGTCACCGGCATCACCGGCGAAACGGTGAACCTCGGCGCCCTGAGCGTCCAGAAGTCCGCTGTCTTCACGATCGGCGCCCTCGTCGTCTGCACCATCTTCCTCGGCTGGTTCGTCAACAAGACCAAGATGGGCCGGGCCATGAAGGCGACCTCGCAGGACCCGGACACCGCACGGCTGATGGGTATCAACGTCGACCGAGTGATCATGGTGGCCTTCGCGGTCGGCGCGGCCCTGGCTGCCGTCGCCGGGGTCGCCCACGGCCTGCGCTACAACAACATCGACTTCAAGATGGGCTTCCTGTCGGGCCTGAAAGCGTTCGCGGCAGCCGTGCTCGGCGGCATCGGAAACATCAACGGTGCCGTTGTCGGCGGCCTCGTCCTCGGCATGGTCGAGGTGTTCGCCACGACCTACATCCCCGGCCAGTTCGGGTCGTCGGCCTGGAAGGACGTCTGGGCCTTCATCCTCCTCATCCTGGTGCTGGTCTTCCGGCCCCAGGGTCTCCTCGGCGCCCGGGTGGTGGACCGCGCATGA
- a CDS encoding branched-chain amino acid ABC transporter substrate-binding protein: MDRRTFILAGASLAAAALTVTACGTRTESGGAGSGGSGGGATKTAKIGVIAPLSGDLSAMGLGIRNSVELAIRQANESNAIPGWKLEMAAEDDQAAPDTGRNAATKLGGDTSVVAVVGPLNSSVGQALQPVLSGAGIALISPANTNPTLTKGADLANPKRTYENYFRTCTTDDVQGPFAAKYLLDTGVKEVATIHDKKAYGQGLVNAFTEYFTANGGTISAAETINPEDKDFSAVISKVQGGNPKAVYYGGEYPVAGPMSQQMKGAGLNVPLMGGDGIYDGKFIELAGPNSTGDLATSVGAPVDTLDSAKAFVDAYKAAGFSDGYSAYGAYAYDAANAIIDALKKSLADANDVASARKATIEEIGKVSFSGATGDVAFDEFGDSKARVLTAYKVEGGKWTPAKTEDFK, from the coding sequence GTGGATCGTCGAACTTTCATTCTGGCGGGGGCTTCCCTCGCTGCCGCTGCCCTCACGGTGACTGCGTGCGGCACCCGCACCGAGTCCGGGGGCGCGGGCTCCGGCGGCAGTGGTGGCGGTGCCACCAAGACCGCCAAGATCGGTGTCATCGCGCCGCTGTCGGGTGACCTCTCGGCCATGGGCCTGGGCATCCGCAACTCTGTCGAGCTCGCAATTCGCCAGGCCAACGAGTCCAACGCCATCCCGGGCTGGAAGCTCGAGATGGCGGCCGAGGACGACCAGGCCGCTCCCGACACCGGCCGCAACGCTGCGACCAAGCTGGGTGGCGACACCTCGGTCGTCGCCGTGGTCGGCCCGCTGAACTCGTCGGTCGGCCAGGCCCTGCAGCCCGTGCTGAGCGGCGCCGGGATCGCCCTGATCTCGCCGGCCAACACCAACCCGACCCTGACCAAGGGCGCCGACCTGGCCAACCCCAAGCGGACCTACGAGAACTACTTCCGCACCTGCACCACCGACGACGTGCAGGGCCCGTTCGCGGCGAAGTATCTGCTGGACACCGGCGTCAAGGAAGTGGCGACCATCCACGACAAGAAGGCGTACGGCCAGGGTCTGGTCAACGCGTTCACCGAATACTTCACGGCCAACGGTGGCACGATCTCCGCCGCGGAGACCATCAACCCCGAGGACAAGGACTTCTCGGCGGTCATCTCCAAGGTTCAGGGTGGCAACCCCAAGGCTGTCTACTACGGCGGCGAATATCCCGTGGCCGGCCCCATGTCGCAGCAGATGAAGGGTGCCGGACTGAATGTGCCCCTCATGGGTGGCGATGGCATCTATGACGGCAAGTTCATCGAGCTCGCCGGCCCCAACTCCACCGGTGACCTGGCCACCTCGGTCGGCGCCCCCGTCGACACCCTCGACTCCGCCAAGGCGTTCGTCGATGCCTACAAGGCAGCGGGCTTCTCCGATGGTTACTCGGCCTATGGGGCGTACGCCTATGACGCCGCGAACGCGATCATCGACGCGCTCAAGAAGTCGCTCGCCGACGCGAACGACGTTGCCTCGGCCCGCAAGGCCACCATCGAGGAGATCGGCAAGGTCTCGTTCAGCGGTGCGACCGGCGACGTGGCCTTCGACGAGTTCGGCGACTCCAAGGCACGCGTCCTCACGGCTTACAAGGTCGAGGGCGGCAAGTGGACCCCGGCCAAGACCGAGGACTTCAAGTAA
- a CDS encoding IS3 family transposase (programmed frameshift), protein MGAKRKRYTPAYRRDAAHLVIDTGRTIVEVAREIGVGEALLGRWVAAERARMVDPPGALDLDERAELERLRAENAQLRMDREFLKKSRGLLRDGERLEQPERAFELIHAEKANHEIVRMCELLEVSRSGYYKWVDRQASGPSPRERRHEDLLVKIRQFHTDSDGVNGAPRITADLREDGEVVSQKTVAKLMRQDEIRGISPRPWRPVTTLPDQVPHTIPDLVQRRFDRGALNVVWTSDITYLATGQGWLYLCAVRDGHSRRVIGYAFSDSLHTDVVETALRRSVTFRDGDTTGVIFHADRGCQYTSTQLADAAEELGVLLSVGRTGVCWDNAQIESFWSTLKTEFYDRHAFATRAEAVHAVSSWIENVYNRRRRHSGLGQIPPVAFEHRTITAASEAA, encoded by the exons ATGGGTGCCAAGAGGAAGAGGTACACCCCGGCGTACCGTCGTGACGCTGCTCATCTGGTGATCGATACCGGTCGCACGATCGTGGAGGTCGCTCGCGAGATCGGTGTCGGCGAGGCGCTGCTGGGCCGGTGGGTCGCGGCCGAGCGGGCCCGCATGGTCGATCCGCCTGGTGCGCTGGACCTGGACGAGCGGGCCGAGCTGGAGCGGTTGCGGGCCGAGAACGCCCAGCTGCGGATGGACCGAGAGTTCCTGA AAAAAAGCCGCGGCCTTCTTCGTGACGGAGAACGCCTCGAACAACCAGAGCGGGCGTTCGAGCTGATCCACGCGGAGAAGGCCAACCATGAGATCGTGCGGATGTGTGAGCTGCTCGAGGTGTCCCGGTCGGGGTACTACAAGTGGGTCGATCGACAGGCTTCCGGCCCTTCGCCCCGGGAGCGACGCCACGAGGACCTGCTGGTGAAGATCAGGCAGTTCCACACCGACAGTGATGGTGTGAACGGCGCACCGCGGATCACCGCGGACCTGCGCGAGGACGGCGAGGTCGTCTCCCAGAAGACGGTCGCTAAGCTCATGCGGCAGGACGAGATCCGCGGCATCAGTCCGCGGCCGTGGCGGCCGGTGACCACGCTGCCGGACCAGGTACCGCACACCATCCCCGACCTGGTCCAGCGTCGTTTCGACCGCGGCGCGCTCAACGTGGTGTGGACGAGCGACATCACCTACCTGGCCACCGGGCAGGGCTGGCTCTACCTGTGCGCCGTCCGCGACGGGCACTCCCGCCGCGTCATCGGCTACGCCTTCTCCGACAGCCTTCACACCGACGTCGTGGAGACCGCACTGCGCCGATCGGTCACCTTCCGCGACGGCGACACCACTGGCGTCATCTTCCACGCGGACAGGGGCTGCCAGTACACCTCCACCCAGCTCGCCGACGCGGCCGAGGAGCTGGGCGTGCTCCTGTCAGTCGGGCGCACCGGCGTGTGCTGGGACAACGCCCAGATCGAGAGCTTCTGGTCGACCCTGAAGACCGAGTTCTATGACCGCCACGCCTTCGCCACCCGGGCCGAGGCGGTCCACGCCGTCAGCTCCTGGATCGAGAACGTCTACAACCGCCGCCGGCGGCACAGCGGCCTCGGCCAGATCCCTCCGGTAGCGTTCGAGCACCGGACCATCACTGCGGCCTCAGAAGCCGCTTAA
- a CDS encoding response regulator: MTDDKATVAKDADQAPTRPRVLVAEDEALIRLDLVELLAEQGYDVVGEAADGEAAVTLARELEPDLVVMDVKMPKQDGITAAQIIAEERIAPVVMLTAFSQRELVEKARQAGAMAYVVKPFDASDVVPAIEIAMARYAEIRAVEAEVSDLEERLESRKAVDQAKGLLQQQFGMSEPEAFRWIQKSAMDMRKSMREVADGVIDLAKKNKKK; encoded by the coding sequence GTGACTGACGACAAGGCCACCGTTGCCAAAGACGCCGACCAGGCCCCGACCCGACCCCGCGTACTCGTCGCGGAGGACGAGGCGCTCATTCGACTTGATCTCGTGGAATTGCTTGCAGAGCAGGGATACGACGTGGTGGGTGAGGCCGCCGACGGGGAGGCTGCCGTCACGCTGGCGCGCGAGCTCGAGCCCGACCTGGTGGTGATGGACGTCAAGATGCCGAAGCAGGATGGCATCACGGCCGCCCAGATCATCGCGGAGGAGCGCATCGCCCCGGTGGTGATGCTCACCGCGTTCAGCCAACGCGAACTCGTCGAGAAGGCCCGCCAGGCCGGTGCCATGGCCTATGTGGTCAAGCCGTTCGATGCCTCCGATGTCGTCCCGGCGATCGAGATCGCCATGGCGCGGTACGCAGAGATCCGCGCGGTCGAGGCCGAGGTCTCCGACCTCGAGGAGCGGCTCGAGTCGCGCAAGGCCGTCGACCAGGCCAAGGGCCTGCTGCAGCAGCAGTTCGGGATGTCCGAACCGGAGGCTTTCCGGTGGATCCAGAAGTCGGCGATGGACATGCGCAAGTCGATGCGCGAAGTCGCCGATGGCGTCATCGATTTGGCGAAGAAAAACAAGAAGAAATAG
- the pyk gene encoding pyruvate kinase, whose protein sequence is MRRAKIVCTLGPSTQGVQRLTDLLEAGMNVARFNMSHGDHAEHERRLADLRRAAEHTKRPVGVLADLQGPKIRLGKFADGKIKLGYGDRFTITTDDVPGDQTRCSTTFKGITADVRPGDPILLDDGRVMLTAEKVTENEIITRVTVGGPLSNNKGINLPGVAVNVPALTPKDIADLRWALRNDFDLIALSFVRSADDIRMVHQVMSEERRRLPVIAKVEKPQAVDAINEIALAFDAIMVARGDLGVELPLEEVPLAQKRIISTARRHAKPVIVATQMLESMITAPRPTRAEASDVANAVLDGTDAVMLSGETSIGQYPVQAVNTMARIVGRTEALGMDRIARLDYDPRSTGGVIAKAAAEVAEWVNAKYLVAFTKSGETARRLARLRSPIPVLVFTPDEKTRKILTLVWGITTFRIPETDTTEEMVRLVDQALMESGRVEVGDKVVIVSGSPVGVPGKTNALRVHKIQPQIAAAELDEWPVAGLD, encoded by the coding sequence GTGCGTAGAGCCAAGATTGTCTGCACCCTCGGTCCTTCCACCCAGGGCGTCCAGCGTCTGACCGACCTTCTCGAGGCCGGCATGAACGTCGCCCGATTCAACATGAGCCACGGCGACCACGCCGAGCATGAGCGCCGCCTCGCCGACCTGCGCCGGGCGGCCGAACACACGAAGCGTCCGGTCGGTGTGCTCGCCGACCTGCAGGGCCCGAAGATCCGGCTGGGCAAGTTCGCCGACGGAAAGATCAAGTTGGGCTACGGCGATCGCTTCACGATCACCACCGACGACGTGCCGGGGGACCAGACCCGGTGCTCCACGACGTTCAAGGGCATCACCGCCGACGTCCGCCCGGGAGACCCGATCCTCCTGGACGACGGGCGCGTCATGCTGACCGCCGAGAAGGTGACGGAGAACGAGATCATCACCCGCGTCACCGTCGGCGGGCCCCTGTCGAACAACAAGGGCATCAACCTGCCCGGGGTCGCCGTCAACGTCCCGGCACTGACGCCGAAGGACATCGCCGACCTGCGCTGGGCGCTGCGCAACGACTTCGACCTCATTGCGCTGTCGTTCGTGCGGTCCGCCGACGACATCCGCATGGTCCACCAGGTCATGTCGGAGGAGCGGCGCCGGCTGCCCGTCATCGCCAAGGTGGAGAAGCCGCAGGCGGTCGACGCGATCAACGAGATCGCCCTCGCGTTCGACGCGATCATGGTGGCCCGCGGCGACCTCGGCGTTGAGCTCCCGCTCGAAGAGGTGCCGCTCGCCCAGAAGCGCATCATCTCGACGGCCCGTCGCCACGCGAAACCCGTGATCGTGGCGACCCAGATGCTCGAATCCATGATCACCGCACCGCGGCCGACCCGGGCCGAGGCCTCCGATGTCGCCAACGCGGTCCTCGACGGGACCGATGCGGTGATGCTGTCGGGGGAGACGTCCATCGGCCAATATCCGGTGCAGGCCGTCAACACCATGGCCCGCATCGTCGGACGCACCGAAGCATTGGGGATGGACCGCATCGCCAGGCTGGACTATGACCCCCGCTCGACCGGTGGGGTCATCGCGAAGGCCGCTGCCGAAGTGGCCGAATGGGTGAACGCCAAATATCTGGTGGCCTTCACCAAGTCCGGCGAGACCGCCCGTCGGCTGGCCCGACTGCGCAGCCCGATCCCCGTCCTCGTGTTCACCCCCGATGAGAAGACCCGCAAGATCCTGACCCTCGTCTGGGGCATCACCACGTTCCGGATCCCGGAGACGGACACCACCGAAGAGATGGTGCGGCTGGTCGACCAGGCACTGATGGAGTCGGGTCGGGTCGAGGTGGGCGACAAGGTCGTCATCGTGTCGGGGTCGCCGGTGGGCGTACCAGGAAAAACGAACGCCCTGCGCGTCCACAAGATCCAGCCCCAAATCGCAGCGGCCGAACTCGACGAGTGGCCGGTGGCCGGCCTCGACTGA
- a CDS encoding RluA family pseudouridine synthase: MSDQSRVLLVPDGLDGERADAAGARMLGLSRSRVAELAEQGLVRQDGVPVGKSERLRAGAMLEVTLPEVERAVQVTPTVVEGVRIIHDDDDIVVVDKPVGVAAHPSLGWEGPSIVEHLAGAGFRISTSGAPERQGIVQRLDVGTSGVMVVAKSERAYTLLKRAFRDRTVEKVYHAVVQGHPDPFTGTIDAPIGRHPSGEWKMAIIDGGRHSITHYDTLEAMVGATLLEIHLETGRTHQIRVHMAALRHPCVGDLTYGADPVVAARLGLERQWLHAVRLGFTHPGTGDEVSFSSPYPADLEHALAVLRAA; encoded by the coding sequence ATGAGTGACCAGTCCCGGGTGCTGCTCGTTCCCGATGGCCTCGATGGCGAACGCGCCGATGCGGCGGGTGCTCGCATGCTCGGGCTGTCGCGGAGCCGGGTGGCAGAGCTCGCGGAGCAGGGGCTGGTACGCCAGGACGGCGTACCCGTCGGGAAGTCCGAGCGGCTCCGAGCCGGCGCCATGCTCGAGGTGACGCTGCCGGAGGTCGAACGCGCGGTCCAGGTGACCCCCACGGTGGTCGAGGGGGTCCGGATCATCCACGATGACGACGACATCGTCGTCGTCGACAAGCCCGTCGGGGTGGCTGCCCACCCGAGCCTGGGCTGGGAGGGTCCCTCGATCGTCGAACACCTGGCGGGCGCCGGCTTCCGGATCTCGACCTCCGGAGCGCCCGAACGGCAGGGCATCGTGCAGCGCCTCGATGTCGGCACCTCCGGTGTCATGGTGGTGGCTAAGAGCGAGCGGGCGTACACGCTGCTGAAACGCGCCTTCCGCGACCGCACGGTCGAGAAGGTCTATCACGCGGTGGTGCAGGGGCATCCCGATCCGTTCACCGGGACGATCGACGCGCCCATCGGGCGTCACCCCAGCGGCGAATGGAAAATGGCGATCATCGACGGTGGACGCCATTCGATCACCCACTACGACACGCTCGAGGCGATGGTCGGAGCCACCCTGCTCGAGATTCATCTCGAGACCGGGCGTACGCACCAGATCCGCGTTCACATGGCCGCGCTCCGGCACCCCTGTGTGGGGGATCTCACCTATGGCGCCGATCCGGTCGTCGCCGCCCGCCTCGGCCTCGAACGCCAGTGGCTCCACGCGGTGCGCCTCGGTTTCACGCATCCCGGCACGGGCGACGAGGTGTCGTTCTCCTCGCCCTATCCCGCCGATCTCGAGCATGCGCTGGCGGTGCTGCGGGCAGCCTGA
- the lspA gene encoding signal peptidase II, protein MSDSVLSRRSAWTRFTLVAVVALALDVITKIAAVAYLTPATPVPLLGDLLRLYLIRNPGAAFSIGEGATWIFTLLAVGVLAFLLIVVVPKLRHGGWAIALGLVVAGITGNLIDRLTRPPGFARGHVIDFLQLPYWPIFNIADMCVVFGAIAIMFLWLIKGIGHDGVLEKDREKAATS, encoded by the coding sequence GTGAGCGACTCCGTGCTCTCCCGACGGTCCGCGTGGACCCGATTCACGCTGGTGGCCGTCGTGGCTCTGGCCCTGGATGTCATCACCAAGATCGCCGCGGTGGCCTATCTGACCCCGGCGACCCCCGTGCCTCTGCTCGGTGACCTGCTGCGTCTCTATCTGATCCGCAACCCCGGCGCCGCCTTCTCGATCGGAGAAGGGGCCACGTGGATCTTCACGCTGCTCGCCGTCGGCGTGCTGGCGTTCCTGCTGATCGTCGTCGTGCCCAAACTCCGCCATGGCGGCTGGGCGATCGCGCTCGGCCTGGTCGTGGCGGGAATCACCGGCAACCTCATCGATCGGCTGACCCGCCCGCCCGGGTTCGCCCGCGGTCATGTCATCGACTTCCTCCAATTGCCCTATTGGCCGATCTTCAACATCGCGGATATGTGTGTCGTCTTCGGGGCGATCGCCATCATGTTCCTGTGGCTGATCAAGGGGATCGGTCACGACGGCGTACTCGAGAAGGATCGGGAGAAGGCAGCCACGTCATGA
- a CDS encoding TraR/DksA family transcriptional regulator → MPTAKKSDAADSEIATPGVTAAELPIREGEEPWTSEELDEVIDDLRAEIVKHHRAIEQAEAELQNLLRDSTEGAGRDPADVGSANFERDQEMSLAANARDMLKQSELALRMIELGTYGRCENCGEAIGKGRLQVYPRATMCLSCKQRQERR, encoded by the coding sequence ATGCCCACCGCCAAGAAGTCCGATGCCGCCGATTCCGAGATCGCCACACCGGGCGTGACGGCGGCGGAGCTTCCGATCCGCGAGGGAGAGGAGCCGTGGACTTCCGAGGAGCTCGATGAAGTCATCGACGACCTCAGGGCCGAGATCGTGAAGCACCATCGGGCCATCGAGCAGGCCGAGGCCGAGCTGCAGAACCTGCTCCGCGACAGCACCGAGGGGGCGGGTCGCGACCCGGCCGACGTGGGTTCGGCCAACTTCGAGCGCGATCAGGAGATGTCGTTGGCGGCGAATGCCCGCGACATGCTCAAGCAGAGTGAGCTCGCCCTTCGGATGATTGAGCTCGGCACCTATGGACGCTGCGAGAATTGCGGGGAAGCCATCGGCAAGGGGCGCCTGCAGGTCTATCCGCGGGCGACCATGTGCCTGTCCTGCAAGCAACGCCAAGAAAGGCGGTGA
- a CDS encoding DivIVA domain-containing protein, which produces MTLTLDEVRKTKFHMARRTGYEVSEVDLFVDRVEASFAQLIEENQTLKQQVEALKQSQTRQQQDRSEPSNEELRRQAAQQEQAKPQPEPARPQPVAQPQQPAAQVADGVQKLQVTTSAEASPAVVRLVQMATEQSEQLVNEASAEAKRKVEEANQKAHQITTDARTKAERVESEARVNAERLTNEAQGRAADLDRQVGMRRTELFSQLETERDQLQDAVGQLRSFEANYRQSFASHLKQQLQTVEGISLEPSSKPSLADRADNNTNNGQEGRRSSGPQQSSAQGNQGPTRSGGQPGQSGQASNTPRLDALLGENQRNN; this is translated from the coding sequence ATGACCCTAACCCTGGACGAAGTCCGCAAGACGAAGTTCCACATGGCGCGGCGCACCGGCTATGAGGTCTCCGAGGTCGACCTTTTCGTCGACCGAGTCGAGGCATCGTTCGCCCAGCTCATCGAAGAGAACCAGACGCTCAAGCAGCAGGTCGAGGCTCTGAAGCAGTCCCAGACCCGCCAGCAGCAGGATCGCAGCGAGCCCAGCAACGAGGAGCTCCGTCGCCAGGCCGCCCAGCAGGAGCAGGCCAAGCCCCAGCCCGAGCCTGCCCGGCCCCAGCCCGTGGCCCAGCCGCAGCAGCCGGCAGCCCAGGTGGCCGACGGCGTGCAGAAGCTGCAGGTCACCACGTCCGCGGAGGCCAGCCCCGCCGTCGTCCGGCTCGTCCAGATGGCCACCGAGCAGTCGGAGCAGTTGGTCAACGAGGCCAGCGCCGAGGCCAAGCGCAAGGTGGAAGAGGCCAACCAGAAGGCTCACCAGATCACCACCGACGCCCGCACCAAGGCGGAGCGCGTCGAGTCCGAGGCCCGCGTCAACGCGGAGCGCCTCACCAACGAGGCCCAGGGCCGCGCCGCCGATCTCGATCGTCAGGTCGGCATGCGCCGCACCGAGCTGTTCTCGCAGCTCGAGACCGAGCGCGACCAGCTCCAGGACGCCGTCGGCCAGCTGCGCAGCTTCGAGGCCAACTATCGTCAGTCGTTCGCCAGCCACCTGAAGCAGCAGCTTCAGACGGTGGAGGGGATCTCCCTGGAGCCGTCGTCCAAGCCCAGCCTGGCCGACCGTGCCGACAACAACACCAACAACGGCCAGGAGGGCCGCCGTTCCAGCGGCCCGCAGCAGTCGTCCGCCCAGGGCAACCAGGGCCCGACCCGCTCCGGCGGACAGCCCGGTCAGTCCGGTCAGGCCAGCAACACCCCGCGTCTGGACGCCCTCCTGGGTGAGAATCAGCGCAACAACTGA
- a CDS encoding YggT family protein, translating into MIIDIVLWIYLAVLFARMILSWVPMFSPNWQPRGAVLVLAEAVYTLTDPPLRFLRKFIPSVRVGNIMLDLGFMILWLGVLVLRQLNYSLLMR; encoded by the coding sequence ATGATTATCGACATCGTGCTCTGGATCTATCTGGCGGTTCTCTTCGCTCGCATGATTCTGAGCTGGGTGCCCATGTTCTCCCCGAACTGGCAGCCCCGCGGCGCGGTGCTTGTTCTCGCCGAAGCCGTCTACACGCTCACCGATCCACCGTTGCGGTTTCTCCGCAAGTTCATCCCGTCCGTCCGGGTGGGGAACATCATGCTCGATCTGGGCTTCATGATTCTCTGGCTCGGCGTCCTGGTCCTGCGGCAGCTGAATTACAGCCTGCTGATGCGTTGA